The candidate division KSB1 bacterium genome includes a region encoding these proteins:
- a CDS encoding DUF3098 domain-containing protein, whose product MKKDKSKDRVTKKRVGQISFGRENYIIFLIGILTLVLGYIFLAQGPADSFWSLTLAPILLVLSYCVIIPIAILYRRKSSGAQSEPSQQS is encoded by the coding sequence ATGAAAAAAGATAAGTCAAAAGATAGAGTGACGAAAAAGCGTGTGGGGCAAATTTCATTTGGCCGTGAAAATTATATCATTTTTTTGATCGGCATCCTCACATTGGTGTTAGGCTACATTTTTTTGGCCCAAGGTCCAGCTGATAGTTTTTGGTCACTTACTTTAGCTCCAATTTTGCTGGTGCTAAGCTATTGCGTGATTATCCCGATAGCGATTTTGTATCGCAGAAAAAGCTCTGGAGCTCAATCTGAGCCTTCTCAGCAATCATGA
- a CDS encoding DUF2156 domain-containing protein — MIPLYPESTEITLNLRPILHPKFQTLSEGVSEFSFANIYLFRKTHQYRLSQLDDELLVILGNDDGKPFFMLPFGLPDQTKVAMLFDHHKSMKAATEAQAKTLEAWGYRVLEDRDNFDYLYDREELAKLAGRKYHKKKNLVNAFINNYNYEGKPLLENFIPDAIRVLELWRNGRDNPGDYLANKEALEKAEELQLCGGIYYVEGEPAAFTLGEELAHGKSFVIHFEKALGKYKGIYQFVNQCFASILPENYKFINREQDLGDPGLRQAKMSYQPVGFVKKYRVFR; from the coding sequence ATGATACCCCTCTATCCAGAATCAACCGAAATTACACTGAATTTGAGGCCAATTCTACATCCAAAATTTCAGACCTTATCCGAGGGCGTTTCCGAGTTCTCTTTTGCGAATATTTATCTGTTTCGAAAAACGCACCAATATCGATTATCTCAGCTTGATGATGAACTGCTGGTCATCTTAGGAAACGATGATGGAAAGCCGTTTTTTATGCTTCCGTTTGGATTACCAGATCAAACAAAAGTGGCGATGCTTTTTGATCATCACAAATCCATGAAGGCTGCCACGGAAGCTCAAGCGAAAACCCTTGAGGCTTGGGGGTACCGTGTGCTCGAGGATCGCGATAATTTTGATTACCTCTATGATCGGGAGGAACTGGCCAAATTGGCTGGGAGAAAATATCATAAAAAGAAAAATTTGGTCAATGCCTTTATCAACAATTATAACTATGAGGGAAAACCTTTGTTGGAAAATTTCATCCCTGATGCAATTCGGGTTCTGGAGTTATGGCGCAATGGCCGCGATAATCCTGGCGACTATTTGGCCAATAAAGAGGCCCTGGAGAAAGCTGAGGAGCTGCAACTGTGTGGCGGGATCTATTATGTTGAAGGGGAGCCCGCTGCTTTTACGCTTGGAGAAGAGTTGGCCCACGGGAAAAGCTTTGTCATTCATTTCGAAAAGGCACTGGGAAAATATAAGGGTATCTATCAGTTCGTCAATCAATGCTTTGCTTCAATTTTGCCAGAAAATTATAAGTTCATCAATCGCGAACAAGATCTAGGCGATCCAGGCTTACGCCAGGCAAAGATGAGCTATCAACCAGTTGGATTCGTTAAAAAGTATCGGGTGTTTCGATAA
- a CDS encoding YigZ family protein, protein MFNDEYVTISDEQSAELKVKGSLFIGTASPVATINQAQEFIQRISQKYFDATHHCYAYQLGWASSAVYRMSDAGEPSGTAGQPILSVIKGKGLTNICVIVTRYFGGTKLGKGGLARAYADCAHLVLERCTIITNYLAQRLELHFDYQLTNPVMSVLSSFQATIHRSDFDQQAHLVTSIRISQIDNFKRQLIEATSGKIRIQPVS, encoded by the coding sequence ATGTTTAATGATGAATACGTTACCATAAGTGATGAACAAAGTGCTGAATTAAAAGTGAAGGGGTCTTTGTTCATCGGAACTGCATCTCCTGTCGCCACAATCAATCAGGCTCAAGAGTTTATCCAACGGATTTCACAAAAATATTTTGATGCGACCCATCATTGCTATGCCTATCAGCTCGGTTGGGCTTCATCTGCAGTTTATCGAATGAGCGATGCTGGCGAGCCATCGGGAACGGCTGGACAGCCGATCCTCTCGGTCATCAAAGGCAAGGGATTGACCAACATTTGCGTAATCGTGACGCGGTATTTCGGTGGGACTAAGCTTGGCAAGGGAGGATTGGCACGGGCTTACGCAGATTGCGCACATCTGGTTCTCGAGCGATGCACCATTATAACAAATTACCTTGCCCAACGATTAGAACTCCATTTTGATTATCAATTAACCAATCCAGTAATGAGCGTCCTTTCATCGTTCCAGGCAACCATTCATCGTTCTGATTTCGATCAACAGGCGCATTTGGTCACGTCGATCCGAATCAGCCAAATCGATAATTTCAAGCGCCAATTGATCGAGGCGACATCCGGAAAAATCCGAATTCAACCTGTTAGCTAA
- a CDS encoding S9 family peptidase encodes MSRRFLNFTAAILLIFAVTLWWFLVPSNAESDKSEIQIADWLGIGPMEARLPIFHDTKNLNGKQFDMKSLLAFEHLSVDKLWPSEGEVFQWDESHSFRWIHLSANTMGWIEFSTPNNDLPQMFYIASYIEAKRWMKIKLSVYSHHLFQVFVDGQKMTEKTSSEQPKDDSTDVAAGKITQEIKLETGKHLLAIKLLKDPVNHSPFRLKATLQLDEPWLTSDLIASISPQQQKSIRHLLDGPKLVSVSVSPDGELTAIKMRQSLPPSDDSESWIELRRTNDGKLVNTYRGGIQVSDVNWSPIGRKFSYTSSGKEGATLWIVDLDQGTATAIMERVKDLGQHTWAPNGTFIIYSIIEKSETDKSGLKKLEGMPDRQSGWRNRTFLYRLNVPQGTRQRLTSGLLSTELNSISPDSKKLLFSRSYEDFTERPYSKQEVFILDLADMTVDTLWTSPWSGTVQWSPDGTKLLVTGGPSMFGGLGINVSEGKIPNDYDTQAYIYDLKSRRAEPITRDFNPTIGQAVWSKLENCIYFTTTDRSLRQLYRYDLSKKRFERIDTGVEVLSNFDLALNRPMAVYSGSSSSRPTKAFSIDLKTRKFRLLADPEAESFRHVVFGRVENWTFKNSRNVEIDGHVYYPPDFDPSKKYPCIVYYYGGTSPVTRDFGGRYPKNLYAANGYIVYVLQPSGAVGYGQEFSALHVNDWGMIVADEIIDGVKKFLAAHPFVDEHRVGCLGASYGGFMTMLLLTKTDIFAAAVAHAGISSISSYWGEGYWGYIYSAVATANSFPWNRKDIYIGQSPLFHADKIKTPLLLLHGSDDTNVPPGESRQLYTALKLLGREVELIEVEGQDHHILNYNKRIKWTKTILAWFDKWLKGQPQWWDELYPKLGK; translated from the coding sequence ATGAGCAGACGATTTTTGAATTTTACCGCCGCAATTTTGTTAATTTTTGCTGTCACCCTCTGGTGGTTCTTGGTCCCATCCAATGCTGAATCGGACAAATCTGAAATCCAAATTGCTGATTGGTTAGGGATCGGACCGATGGAAGCTCGGCTGCCAATTTTTCATGATACGAAAAACCTCAATGGCAAACAGTTTGACATGAAAAGTCTTTTAGCGTTTGAGCACTTGTCCGTGGATAAGCTATGGCCTAGCGAGGGCGAGGTCTTTCAATGGGACGAATCGCATTCCTTTCGATGGATCCACTTATCTGCGAATACGATGGGGTGGATCGAATTTTCCACGCCGAATAATGATCTTCCGCAAATGTTCTATATAGCTTCCTATATCGAGGCAAAGCGATGGATGAAAATCAAATTATCGGTTTATAGTCATCATTTGTTTCAGGTATTTGTCGATGGTCAGAAGATGACGGAGAAAACATCTTCGGAACAACCCAAAGATGATTCCACCGATGTCGCAGCAGGAAAAATCACTCAGGAGATCAAGTTAGAGACCGGAAAACATTTGCTTGCAATTAAATTATTGAAGGATCCAGTCAATCATTCTCCATTCCGTTTAAAAGCAACGTTGCAATTGGATGAGCCATGGTTAACAAGTGACTTGATCGCTTCAATTTCGCCCCAGCAACAAAAATCCATCAGACATTTGCTCGATGGCCCCAAATTGGTTTCGGTTTCGGTCTCTCCTGATGGGGAGCTGACTGCAATCAAAATGCGCCAGAGTTTACCTCCCAGCGATGACTCGGAATCGTGGATTGAATTGCGACGGACGAATGACGGCAAGTTGGTGAACACTTATCGCGGGGGAATACAAGTCAGTGATGTCAACTGGTCACCCATTGGCAGAAAATTCTCGTATACAAGCTCTGGCAAAGAGGGAGCCACGTTATGGATCGTTGATTTGGACCAAGGCACTGCAACTGCAATTATGGAGCGGGTTAAGGATCTCGGTCAGCATACTTGGGCACCAAATGGCACTTTTATCATTTACAGCATAATTGAAAAATCGGAGACAGATAAATCTGGATTAAAAAAGTTAGAAGGCATGCCAGACCGACAATCCGGCTGGAGAAATCGCACTTTTCTGTATCGGCTTAATGTTCCGCAAGGTACTCGGCAGCGTCTGACCAGTGGATTGCTATCTACCGAATTGAATAGCATAAGTCCTGATAGCAAAAAGCTATTGTTCAGTCGTTCTTACGAAGATTTCACCGAACGGCCATATTCCAAGCAAGAGGTTTTCATCCTCGATCTTGCCGATATGACCGTGGATACATTATGGACCAGCCCCTGGTCTGGAACTGTGCAATGGTCCCCTGACGGCACCAAATTACTTGTAACAGGTGGCCCTTCCATGTTCGGTGGCCTGGGGATCAACGTCTCTGAAGGAAAAATTCCGAATGATTACGATACCCAAGCTTATATTTATGACTTAAAATCTCGCCGCGCTGAGCCAATCACTCGCGATTTCAATCCCACTATTGGACAAGCAGTCTGGAGCAAGTTGGAAAATTGCATTTATTTCACCACCACTGATCGTTCTTTGCGACAACTTTATCGTTATGACCTGAGCAAAAAAAGGTTCGAACGGATCGACACTGGCGTTGAAGTGCTGAGCAACTTCGATCTGGCGCTCAATCGACCAATGGCAGTCTACTCTGGCTCCAGCAGTTCCAGGCCAACCAAAGCATTCAGCATTGATTTGAAGACGAGAAAATTCCGTTTATTGGCTGATCCTGAAGCAGAGAGTTTCCGACATGTGGTGTTCGGCAGAGTTGAAAACTGGACCTTCAAGAATTCGCGGAATGTAGAGATCGATGGGCATGTCTATTACCCGCCAGATTTTGATCCATCCAAGAAGTACCCATGCATCGTGTATTATTATGGTGGGACCTCGCCAGTTACGCGTGATTTTGGCGGCAGGTACCCGAAGAACCTTTATGCTGCCAATGGATATATCGTCTATGTGTTGCAGCCGAGTGGCGCAGTTGGGTATGGTCAGGAATTTTCAGCTCTACACGTGAACGATTGGGGGATGATTGTGGCAGACGAAATCATCGATGGGGTAAAGAAATTTCTTGCCGCTCATCCGTTCGTCGATGAGCATCGCGTCGGTTGTTTAGGAGCTTCTTATGGTGGGTTCATGACAATGCTGTTATTAACGAAAACCGATATTTTTGCCGCAGCCGTGGCTCACGCTGGCATTAGCTCCATTTCCAGCTATTGGGGTGAGGGATATTGGGGCTATATCTACAGTGCCGTCGCAACAGCCAATAGCTTCCCATGGAATCGAAAAGACATCTATATTGGGCAGAGCCCCTTGTTTCATGCCGATAAGATTAAGACGCCATTACTGTTATTGCACGGTTCGGATGACACCAACGTCCCGCCAGGTGAGAGCCGCCAGCTTTATACTGCACTTAAATTGCTCGGCAGGGAGGTAGAGCTCATTGAAGTCGAAGGGCAGGACCACCACATTTTGAACTATAACAAGCGAATCAAATGGACGAAAACTATTTTAGCGTGGTTCGATAAATGGCTAAAAGGACAACCCCAATGGTGGGATGAACTCTATCCCAAGCTGGGAAAATAA